Genomic DNA from Methanobrevibacter millerae:
TTTATTCTTACTATAAGTTATTAAAATCTATTTATATTAGTAATTACAAATATATAACTAATTATAATTAATTTTATAATTATTGAGATAAATATATGGAGTTTTGATATCTATGATTTCAGATAGCAAAATTTTGAGAGATTTTAGTTGTGAAATTGGCAAAATGGAGGATGAATTTCAGCTTATGTATTTCGCTTCGACAATTGTTGATGGTGCGTTTAATTTCTTTAAAATTGAACGAAAAGTATCAAATGTTGGAAAACCACCTTTTAACCTCAAGGATATGGTAAAACTAATTTTTTATGGATATATTAATAAAATAACGAGTTCTGTAACATTATCTTATAATGCCAGATACAATATGTTGTACAGTATGATTTCACATGGCCTAGAATCCAATGATCAAACCATACGAGATTATTGTAAGCATTTCCAAGGAATTTACCAATTAATTATGAGTTTCATATTGATTGTAGCACATAGAATTGGTTTAACTGATTATGAACATATAGCAATTGACGGTACGATTAAAAAAGCATATAACTCACCATTCAATATAATTAAAGAAAAAGACATTAGTTTATTAATAAAACATTATATGGTGGAAAAATTAACAAAAGACGAAATTAAGAAGCTCAGAAGAACAGCAAGGAAATTTTTAAATGATATATCAAAATCAGATGAAGAAAAAGTGAATATTCTTTTCCATTGGTGGCGTTTACTTGATTATTCAGGTCAAACATCGCTTGCTATAAATGATTATGATGCTAGATTAATGAAAACAAAGGATAATGGCCAAAAATATCCTAAATTTTCATTAAATATTCAATTGGGAACATTACCCAATCTAAATTGATTTGTGGAGTGAATGCCGTTCAAAATCCAACAGGCCATTATCAAATTCCTGCATTAATGAATCAAATCCTCACTAATTCAAATTCCAAACCAAGCAAAATTAGTGCCGATATGATTTATTTAACGTTAGCAAATTTGAATTATTTAGATAATTTGGGAATATCTGCTTTAATTCCAACATCACAGCAAAATAGAAAGAATTATAATAATTTACCAGAAAATCTATTTGCTATTGATAATTTGGTATTTGATGAATATAAAAATGTTTTTATCTGTCCCGAAAATCAAGAATTAACACTTGATGGTGCTTATAAAGCACCAGCAGAAAAAGGTGGTGGAAATAAAATTAAATTGGTCTATTCTAACTATTTAGCATGCAAAAATTGCAAATATGCAGGAATCTGCTTTAAGAGAAACCATAGAACCATAACACGGTATGTACATGAGGTTACATACAAAACTGAACGATTAATGTCTACAGAAGAAGGAATAAAAGATTATAAATTACGTTCTAAAACTGTAGAGGCACATAATGGGAATTTTAAAAGGATTTATCATCACGATGATATTCCCTAACTGGATTAAAAAGAGTCCAGAACCTGATGTTCACCATTGTGGCATCATATAATTTAATAAGATTATTTAATCTCATTAAAGAAAAAAATATGGATTTAAATTCAGTTATTAGTTCAATAAGATTCATATCTTTAACATGAAAAACTAGTTTGATAAAAAAGGAGGAAATGAAAAATGTTCACAATTAAATAATTTCTGCCAACACTCAAAAAAATAAAAAAAAAAGTTAAGGAAATCTAATTCCCTAACTTGTAACGGTAATTTTATTTACGATGTTTGTTCCGCTGTAGCTTGAGGTAATGATGTACTCGCCGGACATAAGGTTAATGTTCAGTTTAGCCAGACCCGAACTGTCAGTTACCCTATTGTATAAGACACCGTTGATGTT
This window encodes:
- a CDS encoding transposase, which produces MNAVQNPTGHYQIPALMNQILTNSNSKPSKISADMIYLTLANLNYLDNLGISALIPTSQQNRKNYNNLPENLFAIDNLVFDEYKNVFICPENQELTLDGAYKAPAEKGGGNKIKLVYSNYLACKNCKYAGICFKRNHRTITRYVHEVTYKTERLMSTEEGIKDYKLRSKTVEAHNGNFKRIYHHDDIP